In Lineus longissimus chromosome 7, tnLinLong1.2, whole genome shotgun sequence, a genomic segment contains:
- the LOC135491379 gene encoding uncharacterized protein LOC135491379 — MGFFYWLYCLIYYCFVDFLCIIVVDLCVKAVLREASDERQKQKIWLYESLVLSMLSVVVFLASHCPYLLLLFTLVTFMYTQLSSHVDLRYWWASMMNRWDEFQQHEQSMEEFSKRLQHVQQQQQMMQQSGSPGMYNLNNRSQRFMANPQVFNPYIHVSPRRPLRQDMSPPYRMATRNAPAEFTNVPGLRYRNFDLNRYTQPCNQVPQQNAWEQNQQIQPPVQVPSGSEVASSEGTNPSDINIHKTSTESLTSRIRSALGIGSYHNVPYGLKNNGENLCFMNSVLQCLSKSPGLGSRLESPSVQSCCSPIVADLVKSFSELLYELSHKRGYKLMSVSDASTFRLAASLVDATVVAPPDTDDSQQNQQDAAEFLMWLLDIVHTGTNAAISGQNGAMIGQSKAAADTEITNPTLATLRFIYGDLTPKRIEDMKHICLKEIETANGLDNSSHAEAMQRLSDLEWLLHKQQNKSVIDDLFTGQLVEAQHCLSCNRVSVGIQTFNILPVPIVEAREVSGVVYLMDCFSKFGNMENLFDSDGLQCPCSNKNPDTPPVFINTPTMNAAPPAKGPTTHVGRLLSRDSAVGSPVASSHPMFSQSTLMSPIPSGTAEVFNDSGFQDNQYKTSTPILHERIRSTEIRPRNLTNGQRRSLLRQLPECLVVQLLRFRYNSAMRDLCKIHTPVNIPLKNLNLNSVVFDSVVKREDLTAPPEGYEYDLYAVCLHLGAGATNCGHYIAYCMVSDGTWWKFDDDEVTQVNMEFELNSRLVRENAYMLFYKRKIVS; from the exons ATGGGGTTCTTTTACTGGTTATACTGCCTCATCTACTACTGTTTTGTCGACTTTCTCTGCATCATTGTGGTGGATTTGTGTGTAAAGGCAGTGCTGAGAGAAGCCAG TGATGAGCGTCAGAAACAGAAGATCTGGTTGTACGAGTCTCTGGTGCTGTCCATGCTGAGTGTGGTGGTGTTCCTAGCCAGCCATTGCCCCTACCTCTTGCTTCTCTTCACCCTGGTCACCTTCATGTACACGCAGCTCTCCAGCCATGTCGACCTCCGCTACTGGTGGGCGTCAATGATGAACCGATGGGACGAGTTCCAACAGCATGAACAGAGCATGGAGGAGTTCAGTAAACgattacaacatgtacaacagcagcagcaaatGATGCAGCAGAGTGGTTCACCGGGCATGTATAACCTGAATAACCGCTCACAACGTTTCATGGCAAACCCACAGGTGTTTAACCCATATATTCATGTCAGTCCACGGCGACCGTTGCGACAGGATATGTCCCCGCCGTACCGCATGGCAACAAGGAATGCACCTGCAGAGTTTACAAATGTTCCAGGATTACGTTACCGTAACTTTGACTTGAACAGATACACACAACCTTGTAACCAGGTCCCGCAGCAGAATGCCTGGGAACAGAACCAACAAATTCAACCACCAGTTCAGGTACCATCTGGATCTGAGGTAGCATCATCTGAGGGGACGAATCCATCCGATATCAACATTCATAAGACGTCAACTGAATCATTGACATCCAGGATCCGGTCAGCATTGGGAATTGGGTCATATCATAATGTCCCATATGGACTCAAAAACAATGGAGAAAATCTGTGTTTTATGAACTCAGTGTTGCAGTGTTTGTCCAAAAGTCCAGGACTGGGGAGCAGGCTTGAGTCTCCTAGCGTACAGTCATGTTGTTCACCGATTGTAGCAGACCTTGTGAAATCATTCTCTGAACTCCTCTATGAACTGAGCCATAAGCGTGGCTATAAACTCATGAGTGTCTCAGATGCATCAACGTTTCGCCTCGCAGCTAGTTTAGTTGATGCGACAGTGGTGGCGCCACCAGACACTGATGACAGTCAACAGAATCAACAGGATGCAGCCGAATTCTTAATGTGGCTCCTGGATATTGTTCATACTGGAACCAATGCAGCAATCAGCGGGCAGAATGGCGCTATGATCG GACAATCTAAGGCAGCAGCTGACACTGAAATCACCAACCCGACCCTGGCCACACTGAGGTTTATCTATGGTGATCTCACTCCAAAACGTATTGAGGACATGAAGCACATCTGTTTGAAAGAG ATTGAGACTGCGAATGGACTGGACAACAGCAGCCATGCAGAGGCAATGCAGCGGTTGTCTGATCTTGAGTGGTTATTACACAAGCAACAGAACAAGTCGGTTATCGATGATCTCTTCACTGGACAATTAGTGGAGGCACAACACTGCCTTAGCTGTAATCGTGTATCAGTCGGTATACAGACATTCAATATTCTACCCGTCCCAATCGTAGAAGCACGAGAAGTGTCTGGGGTCGTCTACCTCATGGACTGTTTCAGTAAGTTTGGTAACATGGAGAATCTGTTTGATTCCGACGGACTCCAGTGCCCATGCAGCAATAAGAACCCCGACACGCCTCCCGTCTTTATCAACACTCCCACAATGAATGCAGCACCACCCGCTAAAGGCCCGACAACTCATGTGGGGCGGCTCTTGAGTCGAGACTCTGCTGTAGGGTCACCTGTCGCGTCATCGCATCCAATGTTCAGTCAGTCCACTCTCATGTCGCCGATCCCGAGTGGTACAGCGGAGGTGTTCAATGACAGTGGGTTCCAGGATAATCAGTACAAGACCTCCACGCCAATTTTACATGAGCGCATCCGCAGCACTGAGATCAGACCACGGAACTTGACTAACGGTCAGCGACGCTCACTTCTCCGCCAACTGCCCGAGTGTCTCGTGGTGCAGTTGTTACGGTTCCGTTATAACTCGGCCATGCGTGATTTATGTAAGATTCACACGCCTGTAAACATTCCCCTCAAGAACCTCAACTTGAACAgtgttgtgtttgattcagtaGTGAAGCGCGAGGATCTGACAGCGCCACCTGAAGGATATGAATATGACTTGTACGCCGTGTGTCTCCATCTGGGAGCAGGTGCGACCAACTGTGGTCATTATATCGCGTACTGTATGGTGAGTGATGGTACGTGGTGGAAGTTTGATGATGACGAGGTCACACAGGTCAATATGGAGTTTGAACTCAACAGTCGCTTGGTCAGGGAAAATGCTTACATGCTTTTCTATAAACGAAAGATTGTAAGTTAG
- the LOC135491172 gene encoding tumor suppressor candidate 2-like, with the protein MGQTTTKIAKKVTNYWYGDETGSAEEMNSLAISRFGATPFVYKRRGSMYFDEDGDLAHEFYEEVSYDGEDDSPRTSMLRIQSHHLRPQGEVDLPIPRINYNLPFIICEAPPR; encoded by the exons ATGGGGCAGACGACCACAAAGATTGCTAAGAAGGTGACTAATTATTGGTATGGCGACGAGACTGGCAGCGCTGAGGAGATGAACAGCCTTGCCATTTCCAGATTTGGAGCAACTCCGTTTGTTTACAAAAGAAGAGG ATCAATGTACTTTGATGAAGATGGCGACCTCGCCCATGAGTTCTATGAGGAAGTGTCATATGATGGTGAAGATGACAGTCCTAGAACCTCCATGCTTAGAATACAATCTCATCATTTACGCCCACAG GGTGAAGTTGACCTTCCCATTCCGCGCATCAACTACAACCTGCCGTTCATAATCTGCGAGGCACCACCTAGATGA